A genomic region of Actinomycetota bacterium contains the following coding sequences:
- the nusB gene encoding transcription antitermination factor NusB — protein sequence MLERRKARRMALEVLYQREITGSSLREIIKNRALAGEKPLSEFSLRIIEGVAKHQKHMDEMIEGYADNWALERMPPVDRNIIRMGIYEMIYESDIPFSVSINEAVELAKAYGTEDSSKFVNGILGRIALDLQKSCSGSES from the coding sequence ATGCTTGAGAGGCGAAAAGCTCGAAGAATGGCTTTAGAAGTTCTCTATCAAAGGGAAATTACCGGTAGCTCTTTACGCGAGATAATTAAGAATAGGGCTTTAGCTGGGGAGAAACCCCTTTCCGAGTTCTCTTTGAGGATAATCGAGGGCGTTGCCAAACACCAAAAGCATATGGATGAAATGATAGAAGGCTACGCGGATAATTGGGCATTGGAGAGGATGCCTCCCGTGGATAGAAATATTATCCGAATGGGCATTTATGAGATGATCTATGAAAGCGATATACCCTTCAGCGTTTCCATCAACGAGGCGGTTGAACTGGCCAAGGCCTATGGCACCGAAGATTCGAGTAAATTTGTGAATGGCATTTTAGGTCGAATTGCTCTCGATCTCCAAAAATCCTGCAGTGGAAGTGAATCCTGA
- the accC gene encoding acetyl-CoA carboxylase biotin carboxylase subunit, which produces MFKKVLIANRGEIALRIIRACKELDIPTVAVYSKADADSLHTKLADEAVCIGPPDSSKSYLNIPGIISAAEVTGADAIHAGYGFLAENPQFAEVCESCGITFIGPPSRVISAMGNKIEAKKLMEEAGVPVIPGGSEIIRGEEEALACARDISYPVIIKAAAGGGGRGMRIAYNEDDLKGLLQTASSEAGTAFGNSDIYLEKYIEQPRHIEFQILADKYGNVIHLGERDCSIQRRYQKLIEESPSILSREKREEMGKAAVAAAKAANYVNAGTVEFLVDEEGNYYFMEMNTRIQVEHPVTEMVTGVDIVKEQIRLAAGERLAHSQSRIKLYGHAIEFRINAEDPEEDFLPRAGKIKLFNPPGGPGVRVDSHLYSGYLIPSHYDSLLAKLIIWGETREEAILRARRALNEFIIVGLETTIPFHLKVVEDDFFRKGEIYTDFISRRILNR; this is translated from the coding sequence TTGTTCAAGAAGGTACTCATCGCCAATCGAGGCGAGATCGCTTTGAGGATTATAAGAGCGTGTAAGGAACTCGATATTCCCACGGTAGCGGTATATTCCAAAGCGGATGCGGATTCTCTTCATACGAAGCTCGCAGACGAGGCCGTTTGCATTGGTCCACCGGACAGCAGTAAAAGCTATTTGAATATACCGGGTATCATCAGCGCCGCCGAGGTTACTGGTGCCGATGCCATCCATGCTGGCTATGGTTTCCTTGCCGAAAATCCCCAATTCGCTGAAGTTTGTGAGTCGTGCGGTATTACATTCATCGGTCCCCCATCCAGGGTCATCTCGGCTATGGGTAATAAGATCGAGGCTAAAAAGCTAATGGAGGAAGCAGGAGTTCCCGTTATTCCTGGAGGCAGCGAGATCATAAGAGGTGAGGAGGAAGCTCTGGCCTGCGCCAGGGATATATCTTATCCCGTGATCATCAAAGCTGCGGCTGGTGGAGGGGGTCGGGGGATGAGAATAGCTTATAATGAAGATGATTTGAAAGGGTTACTTCAAACGGCATCGTCGGAGGCCGGAACGGCTTTTGGTAATTCCGATATTTATCTTGAAAAATACATTGAACAACCTCGCCACATTGAATTCCAAATCTTAGCAGATAAGTATGGAAATGTGATTCACCTGGGTGAAAGAGACTGCTCCATCCAAAGGCGCTATCAGAAGCTCATTGAAGAATCACCCTCGATTCTTAGCCGTGAGAAGAGAGAGGAAATGGGAAAAGCCGCCGTGGCCGCGGCTAAAGCGGCCAATTATGTGAATGCTGGAACCGTTGAATTTTTGGTTGATGAAGAGGGAAATTACTATTTCATGGAGATGAATACCAGGATTCAGGTTGAACATCCGGTAACTGAAATGGTGACTGGAGTAGACATCGTCAAAGAGCAGATTCGTTTAGCAGCTGGGGAGCGGCTGGCTCATTCTCAATCTCGTATTAAGCTTTACGGACACGCCATCGAGTTCAGGATAAATGCTGAAGATCCAGAGGAAGATTTTCTACCCCGAGCGGGGAAGATCAAACTCTTCAATCCGCCTGGGGGCCCCGGGGTCAGGGTTGACAGCCATCTCTATTCCGGATATCTCATCCCATCACATTACGATTCACTCTTGGCTAAGCTCATCATATGGGGCGAAACTCGCGAGGAGGCGATCCTGAGAGCGCGAAGGGCTTTGAATGAGTTCATCATCGTCGGCCTGGAGACCACCATACCCTTTCATTTAAAGGTCGTGGAGGATGATTTTTTCAGGAAAGGGGAGATTTACACCGATTTCATTTCGAGACGGATTTTAAATCGGTGA
- the accB gene encoding acetyl-CoA carboxylase biotin carboxyl carrier protein, with protein MRRRPKRVKITDTTLRDAHQSLWATRMRTEDMVPILGKMDKVGYHSMEVWGGATFDAPLRFLDESPWDRLRTIKSHVRNTPLQMLLRGQNLVGYKHYPDDIVRRFVHHAAKNGIDIFRIFDALNDTRNFKTAVEAVKEIGAHFQASVCYTISPIHTLEHYVNTALELVEMGADSICIKDMAALLTPYRTHKLVQRLRKKIDLPIQLHCHYIGGMAPMNYIKAIEAGVDIIDTATVPLAFGNSQPAVEMVVAALKDTPYDSGIDLDILYEIAEYWESVRERRGFKRGVTSLTHMKVFSHQVPGGMISNLYSQLEEQNALDRLPEVLEEIPRVRAEVGYPPLVTPLSQIVGIQAVINVLSGKRWSVIPDEMRDYVKGLYGRPPGPMDPEIERKILGDEKRIDVRPAELLTETFEDYAKEVGDLAQSEEDVLTFALFPKPAREYLENRARRSMEKTVFLTSREISAVKEDGYMNVEQIRELVKIIEQSGVSEIVVEEGGVRICVRKGTTGVAPSVEVSEGEQATEAEPQVEAKKYPDHWKEITAPMVGTFYRAPAPDAPPFVEINDVVEQGQTICILEAMKLMNEITAEEKGIIKEILVENGHPVEYGQVLFLYEPTE; from the coding sequence ATGAGACGGAGACCAAAGCGGGTTAAAATCACCGATACCACTTTGAGGGATGCCCATCAATCTCTCTGGGCTACCCGTATGCGCACGGAAGATATGGTACCCATCCTTGGGAAGATGGATAAGGTCGGTTACCATTCGATGGAGGTCTGGGGCGGAGCCACTTTCGATGCACCTTTGAGGTTCCTCGATGAGAGTCCCTGGGATAGGCTGAGGACGATCAAGTCCCACGTGCGAAATACACCTTTACAGATGCTCCTACGGGGTCAGAATCTTGTGGGCTATAAGCATTATCCAGATGATATAGTGAGAAGATTCGTCCATCATGCAGCGAAAAATGGCATCGACATCTTTCGTATCTTCGATGCCCTCAATGATACGAGGAATTTCAAAACCGCCGTTGAGGCCGTCAAAGAGATCGGTGCCCACTTTCAAGCTTCGGTTTGCTATACCATTAGTCCCATTCATACTCTCGAACATTATGTGAACACTGCCCTTGAACTCGTGGAAATGGGGGCGGACTCCATCTGCATTAAGGACATGGCGGCTCTCCTTACCCCATATCGCACTCATAAACTAGTTCAGCGTCTACGAAAGAAAATCGATTTACCCATACAGCTCCATTGCCATTATATCGGGGGCATGGCCCCCATGAATTACATCAAGGCGATCGAAGCGGGTGTGGATATCATAGATACGGCTACTGTGCCCTTGGCTTTTGGAAACTCTCAGCCTGCGGTTGAGATGGTAGTGGCTGCTCTCAAGGATACTCCCTATGATTCTGGAATTGATTTGGATATCCTTTACGAGATAGCTGAATATTGGGAATCCGTTCGGGAAAGGAGGGGTTTTAAGCGCGGAGTAACCTCTCTTACGCACATGAAGGTCTTTTCCCACCAGGTTCCCGGGGGTATGATCTCGAATCTCTACAGTCAATTGGAGGAGCAAAATGCCCTGGATAGATTACCTGAGGTTTTAGAGGAAATACCGCGCGTGCGAGCCGAGGTTGGATACCCACCTCTTGTAACACCTTTGAGTCAAATCGTGGGAATTCAAGCTGTAATCAACGTTTTAAGCGGAAAAAGGTGGAGCGTTATTCCCGATGAAATGAGGGATTACGTGAAGGGGTTATATGGTCGTCCCCCTGGTCCCATGGATCCCGAAATCGAACGGAAGATTTTGGGCGATGAAAAGCGCATAGATGTGAGGCCGGCGGAGCTTTTAACCGAAACCTTCGAGGATTATGCCAAGGAGGTTGGAGATTTAGCCCAGAGTGAAGAGGATGTTTTAACCTTTGCCCTCTTCCCAAAACCGGCTAGGGAATATTTAGAGAATCGTGCCAGGAGGAGCATGGAGAAGACCGTTTTCTTGACGAGCCGAGAAATTAGCGCAGTCAAGGAGGATGGATATATGAATGTAGAGCAGATTCGGGAACTCGTGAAGATAATCGAGCAGAGCGGTGTAAGTGAAATCGTTGTGGAGGAGGGAGGGGTCAGGATTTGCGTGCGCAAGGGGACTACTGGAGTGGCTCCCAGCGTTGAGGTTAGCGAGGGTGAGCAGGCCACTGAAGCTGAGCCTCAAGTTGAGGCTAAGAAATACCCCGATCATTGGAAGGAGATAACCGCTCCAATGGTTGGCACTTTTTATAGAGCCCCAGCTCCTGATGCACCTCCCTTTGTGGAGATTAACGATGTCGTTGAGCAGGGGCAGACGATCTGTATCCTGGAAGCCATGAAGTTGATGAATGAGATAACCGCCGAGGAAAAGGGAATAATCAAAGAAATCTTGGTGGAGAATGGTCACCCAGTGGAGTATGGTCAGGTTTTATTTTTGTATGAACCAACGGAATGA
- the efp gene encoding elongation factor P — MITTNQFRTGMTIEVDGVLYTILDFQHVKPGKGQAFVRTRLRNIKTGAIIDKTFRAGEKVELARLDHRPMQYLYSDHDNYTFMDTESYEQLSLLSEQLGEARKYLKEEMTLEILMYEGKPIGVELPIFVELKVISTPPGVKGDTATGGTKPATLETGAVIQVPLFIEEGDIVKIDTRSGEYITRLTGK, encoded by the coding sequence ATGATCACGACCAACCAGTTTAGAACGGGGATGACCATCGAGGTAGACGGCGTTCTATATACCATTTTGGATTTTCAGCATGTAAAACCAGGTAAAGGTCAGGCTTTCGTGCGCACGAGACTAAGGAATATAAAAACTGGTGCCATCATTGATAAGACATTTCGGGCCGGCGAGAAGGTGGAACTTGCGAGACTTGACCATCGTCCCATGCAATACCTCTATTCAGACCACGATAATTACACATTCATGGATACTGAGAGCTATGAACAACTTTCCCTACTATCGGAACAACTTGGGGAGGCGAGGAAGTATCTAAAGGAGGAAATGACCTTGGAGATTTTGATGTATGAGGGAAAACCAATCGGTGTGGAGCTTCCCATCTTTGTGGAGTTAAAGGTCATAAGCACTCCTCCGGGTGTGAAGGGGGATACGGCAACCGGGGGGACAAAACCCGCTACCCTGGAAACGGGAGCCGTCATTCAAGTCCCTCTCTTCATTGAGGAGGGAGACATAGTGAAAATAGACACCCGTTCGGGTGAGTACATTACGAGGTTAACTGGAAAATAA
- a CDS encoding Xaa-Pro peptidase family protein — translation MTSGRISKLRQKIKEAQVDAMLIKKPENLRYLIGFTGSGMLMIDGKHIFLLTDFRHFEQAVQEAYGCEILKVTNSGHDELASLIRKLGLKVIGFESHFLTYKEYIELSELDNILLHPLPQMVEQLRAIKEEGEIVRIARAAKLADQAFSHILPFISLGVTERDVAIELEYFMRKSGAEKAGFDIIVASGARSAIPHARTTDKCLNPGEFVKIDLGAVYEGYHSNMTRTLVLGKASEQQRKIYRLVLQAQKRALDGISLGQTGAQVDGIARDYLSQVGYGSNFGHNLGHGVGLEIHEIPTLGPKSSERLMAGMVTTIEPGIYISGFGGVRIEDLVLLREEGIEILTASAKDLLEL, via the coding sequence ATGACCTCTGGGAGGATTTCTAAGTTAAGGCAAAAGATCAAAGAAGCCCAGGTTGATGCCATGCTCATCAAGAAACCTGAGAACCTACGGTATCTTATCGGTTTTACGGGCTCAGGAATGCTAATGATCGATGGGAAGCACATCTTTCTCCTCACGGACTTTCGCCATTTTGAGCAGGCAGTTCAGGAAGCCTACGGATGTGAAATTCTTAAGGTCACGAATTCAGGCCACGACGAACTGGCGAGCTTGATTAGAAAATTGGGACTAAAGGTGATTGGCTTCGAATCCCACTTTCTCACCTACAAGGAGTATATTGAGCTCTCCGAATTAGATAATATCCTCTTGCATCCCTTGCCCCAAATGGTAGAACAATTGCGAGCCATCAAAGAGGAAGGGGAGATAGTTCGGATAGCTCGAGCTGCAAAGCTGGCGGATCAAGCTTTTTCCCATATTTTGCCATTTATAAGTCTGGGAGTAACCGAACGAGATGTGGCTATTGAATTGGAATACTTTATGCGCAAAAGTGGTGCTGAGAAAGCGGGTTTTGATATAATTGTGGCGTCCGGTGCACGTTCCGCCATACCTCATGCCCGAACCACTGATAAATGCCTAAACCCAGGCGAGTTCGTAAAAATCGATCTCGGAGCGGTATATGAGGGATACCACTCCAACATGACCAGAACCTTGGTTTTGGGGAAGGCCTCTGAGCAACAACGCAAGATTTATCGGCTGGTCTTGCAAGCTCAGAAAAGAGCATTGGATGGGATATCCCTGGGTCAAACCGGTGCCCAGGTTGACGGAATCGCCAGAGATTACCTGAGTCAGGTGGGCTATGGTAGCAATTTCGGTCATAATCTGGGACATGGAGTTGGGTTGGAGATTCACGAGATTCCCACACTGGGACCGAAAAGCAGTGAGCGGTTAATGGCCGGAATGGTTACAACAATCGAACCAGGAATCTATATCTCAGGTTTTGGTGGGGTCCGTATCGAAGACTTGGTACTCTTAAGAGAAGAGGGAATAGAAATTTTAACGGCATCAGCTAAGGATCTACTCGAGCTTTAG
- the aroQ gene encoding type II 3-dehydroquinate dehydratase gives MGKVLVIHGPNLNLLGLREREIYGTTTLEEINSVLKEQASQSRIELEVFQSNYEGEIVERIQQAAGKIDCIIINPAAFTHYSIAIRDAIASVNIPTIEVHLSNIYAREEFRWESVIAPVTMGQIAGFGPHSYYLALEAAKRLLEEQEK, from the coding sequence ATGGGCAAGGTTCTGGTGATCCATGGTCCAAATTTGAACTTATTGGGATTAAGGGAGAGGGAGATATATGGAACCACGACACTTGAGGAGATAAATTCCGTCCTCAAAGAACAAGCTTCTCAGAGCCGAATAGAATTGGAGGTTTTTCAGTCGAATTACGAAGGAGAGATTGTGGAAAGGATTCAACAGGCAGCAGGTAAAATTGATTGCATCATCATTAATCCTGCAGCTTTTACACATTATAGTATAGCCATCCGTGATGCCATTGCTTCCGTGAATATCCCCACCATTGAAGTACATCTTTCCAATATTTATGCTCGAGAGGAGTTCCGTTGGGAATCGGTTATTGCCCCGGTCACGATGGGTCAAATTGCGGGATTTGGTCCCCATAGCTATTATTTAGCTTTGGAGGCGGCAAAAAGATTGCTGGAGGAACAAGAAAAATAA
- a CDS encoding tetratricopeptide repeat protein, protein MTNKAHLKLERFTPILIFAFFLYISFINGAGYFQETKACLYTLLIFLGTFWFLEACRKNSSFYRTDLDIPLILFGITTGVSAFGLVCLYASRDALLLIFSYSLIFWLVANNIKLKWEVTSLLAIFVLCGTLLSSYGIFQYVAGFKMLSKYVAERGLSLDIPSRVFSIFISPNHLAGFLCMLIPVAFVLLLNAKDKWQKVALLIAGVVMITCLFLTFSRGGWLCFMVVVAILVVGIPKTQRRKGAANLLLLGMFALIFCLTVITMTEMYSPETALYPGLTKEAGVTSAQGRFHLWKGTLRMIKEFPLLGTGIGTYARIYSVYQHGGIYSKHAHNTYLELFAETGVLGFALFLAIILLILKKQFGLLLDLRDEHIRGIALALFAGSVAFFVRNLIDFDWYTPLVALVFWSLVGLTFSLEGLVFPQRVVRTSFKLSRNMSAATVVVAFCLILLILVNYAVALNFAEWGKSLMRGEKFSQACVAFRKATLFDPICPEYHHHLANACYRRAQRLKRISLMDEAIREMKKAIALNPFWADYHSDLAVYYWSRGWFSQALSQLERAQDLYPNDPSNYVLLGEFHAFRGDHSMAISQFKKAISLKTIYRYWYPQRTLRYIERAHFNLGNEYVTLGELDKALREFTMALDLNPRNQTAYLGRGWIYYNRGMHREAAKEYGQVVKLNPRSAVAHFYLGLIYEKMDRLGLAMLEFEKVLEIEPENKRAKDRLAEIRKELNL, encoded by the coding sequence TTGACAAATAAAGCCCATCTTAAACTGGAAAGATTCACCCCCATTCTAATATTTGCCTTCTTTTTATATATCTCTTTTATCAATGGAGCGGGTTATTTCCAGGAAACGAAGGCTTGTTTATACACCTTGCTAATTTTCCTCGGTACCTTCTGGTTTTTGGAAGCGTGTCGGAAAAATTCAAGTTTTTACCGCACTGACCTTGACATTCCCCTGATTTTATTCGGCATCACCACTGGCGTCTCCGCCTTTGGGTTGGTCTGCTTATACGCTAGCCGAGATGCTTTGCTTCTGATATTCTCATATTCTTTGATCTTTTGGCTCGTAGCCAATAACATCAAATTAAAATGGGAGGTTACCTCACTCCTCGCCATTTTTGTCCTTTGCGGAACTTTATTATCCAGCTACGGCATCTTTCAATACGTAGCCGGTTTCAAGATGCTTTCGAAATATGTAGCTGAAAGGGGCTTATCTCTCGATATTCCCAGTAGGGTATTCTCCATATTCATTAGCCCCAATCATCTTGCGGGATTTCTTTGCATGCTCATTCCCGTGGCCTTCGTGCTATTGTTAAATGCAAAGGATAAATGGCAAAAAGTGGCACTGCTGATCGCTGGTGTTGTTATGATCACCTGCTTATTTCTCACTTTTTCCCGCGGAGGCTGGCTTTGTTTCATGGTCGTGGTAGCTATCTTGGTTGTGGGGATTCCCAAAACTCAAAGGCGGAAGGGAGCAGCGAATTTGCTGCTCTTGGGGATGTTTGCCCTCATTTTCTGCCTGACCGTGATCACAATGACTGAGATGTATTCCCCGGAGACTGCCTTGTATCCAGGGCTTACCAAGGAAGCGGGGGTCACAAGCGCGCAGGGCAGATTCCATCTTTGGAAGGGGACTTTGAGAATGATAAAGGAATTTCCTCTTCTGGGGACGGGGATTGGAACCTACGCCCGCATCTATTCCGTATATCAACACGGGGGTATCTATTCAAAGCATGCTCACAATACTTATCTCGAGCTCTTTGCGGAAACGGGAGTATTGGGATTCGCTCTTTTTTTGGCCATAATTCTGCTCATTTTGAAAAAGCAGTTTGGATTACTTTTAGACCTGCGAGATGAGCATATAAGGGGAATTGCCTTAGCCTTGTTTGCGGGATCCGTAGCATTTTTTGTTCGCAACTTGATCGATTTTGATTGGTACACCCCTCTGGTAGCCCTGGTTTTTTGGTCCCTAGTGGGATTGACCTTTTCCCTCGAGGGACTAGTATTCCCTCAAAGGGTCGTCAGGACATCCTTTAAACTATCTAGGAATATGAGCGCAGCCACAGTAGTTGTGGCTTTCTGTCTGATTCTGCTCATTCTAGTGAACTATGCTGTGGCTTTAAACTTTGCCGAGTGGGGGAAATCACTAATGAGAGGGGAAAAATTTTCCCAAGCTTGTGTTGCCTTCAGAAAGGCAACACTTTTTGATCCCATTTGCCCTGAATATCACCACCACCTTGCCAATGCCTGCTACAGGAGAGCACAACGATTGAAGAGGATTTCATTGATGGATGAAGCGATCAGGGAAATGAAAAAGGCGATAGCCCTCAATCCTTTCTGGGCCGATTATCATTCCGATTTGGCCGTTTATTATTGGTCAAGAGGGTGGTTCTCCCAGGCTCTATCGCAATTAGAACGGGCTCAGGATCTATACCCCAACGATCCTTCAAATTATGTCCTGTTGGGTGAATTTCATGCCTTTAGAGGCGACCATTCCATGGCGATAAGTCAGTTCAAGAAAGCCATAAGCTTGAAGACCATTTATAGGTACTGGTATCCTCAAAGAACTTTACGCTATATTGAGAGAGCTCATTTTAACCTGGGGAATGAATATGTAACCCTCGGTGAATTGGATAAAGCGTTACGTGAATTTACCATGGCTTTAGATTTAAATCCTCGCAACCAGACAGCTTATCTGGGTAGGGGCTGGATCTATTACAACAGGGGGATGCACAGAGAGGCAGCAAAGGAGTATGGGCAGGTGGTGAAGCTTAACCCAAGGAGCGCCGTGGCTCACTTTTATCTTGGTTTAATCTACGAGAAGATGGATAGATTGGGACTCGCCATGCTCGAATTTGAAAAGGTGCTGGAAATTGAGCCAGAAAATAAGAGAGCTAAGGATAGACTGGCTGAAATAAGGAAGGAATTAAATTTGTAG
- the aroB gene encoding 3-dehydroquinate synthase has protein sequence MKLFETVEVALGGRSYKIYVGSGILSTLGERVKSIPRCGGKAIVITNPTVLNLFGEVVRESFQKARFEHHFLEVPDGEEYKSLEMASKLYDELLAVDAQRFDPIIALGGGVIGDLAGFVAATYMRGVPLVHVPTTLLAQVDSSVGGKVAVNHPRGKNLIGCFYQPNFVLIDVTTLKTLPKLELKAGFAEVIKYGFLQGEEFLSFLEKNLKAILKLDEELVLQVVSECCRVKARIVEEDERDFGRRAILNYGHTIGHAIEALTGYRRFLHGEAISVGMVCAAFIAHELGLVDRSLVDRHIRLLKRAGLPLKLPELDANAILNQIVVDKKRRGEANIFVLLKAVGSPVVMGISSRIITKALEDVRRLD, from the coding sequence ATGAAGCTATTTGAAACCGTTGAGGTGGCATTGGGAGGCCGGAGTTACAAAATTTATGTAGGATCCGGAATTCTCTCGACCCTTGGGGAGAGGGTAAAATCCATTCCCCGTTGTGGAGGAAAAGCCATTGTCATTACCAATCCCACTGTTTTGAACCTCTTTGGAGAGGTTGTCCGTGAAAGTTTTCAGAAAGCCCGCTTTGAGCACCACTTTTTAGAAGTTCCCGATGGTGAGGAGTATAAATCTCTTGAAATGGCATCAAAACTTTACGATGAACTCCTGGCGGTAGATGCTCAGCGTTTCGATCCCATCATAGCCTTGGGAGGAGGAGTAATTGGAGACTTGGCGGGTTTTGTAGCCGCCACTTACATGCGTGGAGTACCTTTGGTTCATGTCCCCACAACCTTGCTCGCCCAGGTGGATAGCAGTGTAGGAGGAAAAGTTGCCGTAAATCATCCTCGGGGAAAGAATCTCATAGGATGCTTCTATCAGCCAAATTTCGTTCTCATCGATGTCACAACACTAAAAACTTTACCTAAACTAGAGCTTAAGGCTGGCTTTGCAGAAGTCATAAAATATGGCTTTCTACAGGGAGAGGAGTTTCTCTCCTTTCTCGAAAAAAACCTGAAAGCGATATTGAAATTGGATGAAGAGCTCGTGTTGCAAGTGGTCTCTGAGTGTTGCAGGGTTAAAGCAAGGATAGTGGAGGAGGATGAAAGAGATTTTGGTAGGCGGGCGATTCTCAATTATGGACACACCATCGGCCATGCCATCGAAGCTTTAACCGGATACAGGAGATTCTTGCACGGAGAAGCCATTTCTGTGGGGATGGTTTGCGCCGCCTTCATCGCCCATGAACTCGGTCTAGTAGACCGCTCTTTGGTTGATCGACACATTAGATTATTGAAACGCGCAGGGCTTCCCCTCAAATTACCCGAACTCGATGCCAATGCCATATTAAATCAAATCGTGGTGGACAAAAAGAGGCGGGGCGAAGCCAATATCTTTGTGCTCTTAAAGGCAGTTGGGTCTCCCGTGGTCATGGGGATTTCCTCTCGCATAATCACCAAAGCCCTAGAAGATGTGAGGAGACTGGATTGA
- a CDS encoding shikimate kinase — protein sequence MKNIVLIGFMGSGKSSVGRRLAERLHFRFVDTDSLIEERAKRRIREIFEDSGEPVFRALEAKIIAEVSSGEGQIIACGGGAVLNPKNVEVLKSKGILIYLKTALSAIYERVKNSDERPLLNVPQPKVQIEKLLSRRGKIYEEVADLIVDTTGLSVEQVVQRIQRELGEKITS from the coding sequence ATGAAGAACATCGTGCTCATAGGATTTATGGGGTCGGGTAAGAGTAGTGTCGGGCGGAGATTGGCCGAGAGGTTGCATTTCAGGTTCGTGGATACGGATTCCTTGATAGAAGAAAGAGCCAAAAGACGGATAAGGGAGATATTCGAAGACTCCGGTGAACCCGTTTTTCGTGCCTTGGAGGCGAAGATAATCGCCGAAGTTTCTTCGGGCGAGGGGCAGATTATAGCCTGTGGCGGGGGGGCCGTCTTAAATCCCAAGAATGTAGAGGTCTTGAAAAGCAAGGGAATTTTAATTTACCTTAAAACGGCCTTATCGGCGATATATGAGCGGGTAAAGAACTCCGATGAAAGACCACTTTTAAACGTCCCACAGCCAAAGGTACAGATCGAGAAGCTGCTCTCAAGGCGAGGGAAGATTTATGAAGAGGTAGCCGATTTGATCGTGGACACAACGGGTCTTTCCGTGGAACAGGTGGTGCAAAGAATCCAGCGGGAGTTGGGAGAGAAGATAACATCATGA
- the aroC gene encoding chorismate synthase, which yields MLRFLTAGESHGPALIAILEGIPCGLKISAKYINFELSRRQMGVGRGERMKIERDEVEILSGVRFGKTLGSPIALLISNRDWGNWSRVMSIEEAVEMEPVTTPRPGHADLAGVLKMGQRDIRNVLERASARETAARVGVGAIAKAFLQELNISILSHVIGIGTCAAQIVSPPKPEDIPKIDRSPVRCIDEKASLEMVNEIKKAGDEGDTLGGIFEIIVYGVPPGLGSYVSWDRRLDARLTQAIMSIPAIKGVEVGEGFKMASVRGSSAHDEIFFDASRGFYRETNRAGGLEGGVTNGEPVLLRAVMKPIPTLGKPLRTVDIITKDSTIAFKERADVCAVPSAAVIGEAVVAIELASAVLEKFGGDSLDEVKCNYQNYIERLRKW from the coding sequence ATGCTCAGGTTTCTTACAGCGGGAGAATCCCATGGACCAGCCCTTATTGCCATTTTGGAGGGGATTCCCTGTGGTTTAAAGATTTCCGCAAAATATATCAATTTTGAGCTTTCTCGACGCCAAATGGGCGTGGGTCGGGGGGAAAGAATGAAGATAGAGCGGGATGAGGTGGAGATTTTAAGCGGAGTGCGTTTTGGTAAGACCCTTGGTAGTCCCATAGCCTTACTCATCAGCAATAGGGATTGGGGAAATTGGTCGAGGGTGATGTCCATTGAAGAAGCCGTGGAAATGGAACCAGTAACCACACCTCGACCTGGGCATGCAGATCTCGCCGGTGTTTTAAAGATGGGGCAAAGGGACATTCGTAATGTTTTAGAGAGGGCGAGTGCCAGGGAAACCGCAGCTCGGGTGGGTGTTGGAGCCATTGCCAAGGCTTTTCTTCAGGAATTGAACATTTCAATCCTAAGCCACGTTATAGGCATCGGAACCTGTGCAGCGCAAATCGTTTCCCCTCCTAAGCCTGAGGATATTCCCAAGATAGACCGTTCCCCAGTTAGATGCATCGATGAAAAGGCCTCCCTCGAAATGGTGAATGAGATCAAAAAGGCAGGGGATGAGGGGGACACTCTGGGGGGCATTTTTGAAATCATAGTTTATGGAGTTCCTCCGGGATTGGGAAGTTATGTATCGTGGGATAGGAGATTGGATGCGAGGTTGACTCAAGCGATTATGAGCATACCTGCAATTAAAGGAGTCGAGGTAGGAGAGGGTTTTAAGATGGCTTCAGTGAGGGGCTCATCCGCTCACGATGAGATATTTTTCGATGCTTCCAGGGGGTTCTACCGCGAGACGAATAGAGCTGGGGGATTGGAAGGTGGTGTAACGAATGGGGAACCGGTCCTTCTTCGGGCTGTTATGAAACCTATCCCCACCCTCGGTAAACCATTGCGAACCGTTGATATAATAACTAAGGATTCGACTATTGCTTTTAAAGAGCGTGCCGATGTCTGTGCAGTTCCCAGCGCCGCTGTGATCGGAGAAGCGGTTGTGGCCATAGAGTTGGCTTCCGCTGTCCTTGAAAAATTCGGTGGAGATAGCCTCGATGAGGTCAAATGTAACTATCAAAATTACATCGAGAGATTGAGGAAATGGTGA